A window of Arthrobacter dokdonellae genomic DNA:
AGATCCGCGGTCGTCGGCGTCCGCACACCTTCAAGTTCCGCCATCATCGCCCGGTACGCCAGCCGGATCGCCTTGCGCTCCCGGGCGCTGCTCGACTGCCCGCCACGCATCAGTGCCGGCACCGTGTCCAGGTAGACGAGCTGATTGTTCATCCCGTCATCGTTCACCCCGGAAATGGCCGGATCCAACAGGTTGAACCGCACCCCGGACCCGTCCAGGGCAAACCGGACCGGGGCATTGACCCGGCCCGCCCGCAGATCCCCGGCATCGGTGTGGAAGCGGACAATCTCGGCGTACTCGCCCTCCCCGCCCTCGTTCTTCTTATCGATGACCACCGCCCGGCGGTTACGCAGGATCAAGGGCCGCAACACGTAGACCGTTTTCGTGTACGAGGATTTCCCGGAACCAACATCACCGATGACCAGCACGTTCGTGGACGTCACCAGGCGCGGAATGGCGTTGTAGTCCGTGATCGGGTCCTTGCTGATCGCTGTCTGGGAGAGCACGTCCCGCCCCGCGGCGACACCTGCCACCCCGGTCGGGGCTGCGATCAACGCCGTGTTGAGGATTTCGGCCTGCCGCGTCGTTGACGGGGCCCCGGGCATGGCCGGGGCGTAAAACCCGGCCGCGGCCCTGCGTTTCTTCACCCGCAACATGGATCCCTGCTCCTCAAACGGGGTCCACTCCCCCAGCCCGGCTCCGGCATCCTTGGCCGCCTCCACCTCTGCCGCGGCCGGGGCCGCAAAGACCCGCAACAACGGCACCCGCAGGATCCAGGAGCCCTTGGCACCGGGACTTTTGGCACTAGGACTTTTGGCATGGGGGCCGTCAACGCTAACGTGTCCCTGGGCCTCCTCCATCAACGGGATCACCGGCGCACCCTGCTCGGCTGCACCCTTTTGCGCGACCTTCTCCACCACACCCATCAGGTAACCTTCTCTTCCTTCTCGACCCTGCCGGCAAGACGGTTCATCAACTTCGCCCCCGGTGTTGGCTTCGCCGGTTTCAAGCCACGGAAAATCGGCCATGTCGTTCCCGAGGCCGCCGACTGGTAGGTATCGAGCCACGCCAGCTTCTGAACGCCAGCAGCATTCGCGGCCGTCTCCGCCAGCCGGCGGGACGCTTTCGTCAGGTCCTTGTGCGTCCGGGCCGAAATGGTGATGAATCCGACCCAATTCACCCCATGCTGGCCACTGCCGGGCATCAGGTCAGTGCCACGGGCCCGGGCCGAGCGCAGATTCACATCCGTTCCCGGGTCCACCAGCTGCCCCTTGTTTTGCTTGGCGATCACCGCGGCCATATCCC
This region includes:
- a CDS encoding P-loop NTPase family protein gives rise to the protein MGVVEKVAQKGAAEQGAPVIPLMEEAQGHVSVDGPHAKSPSAKSPGAKGSWILRVPLLRVFAAPAAAEVEAAKDAGAGLGEWTPFEEQGSMLRVKKRRAAAGFYAPAMPGAPSTTRQAEILNTALIAAPTGVAGVAAGRDVLSQTAISKDPITDYNAIPRLVTSTNVLVIGDVGSGKSSYTKTVYVLRPLILRNRRAVVIDKKNEGGEGEYAEIVRFHTDAGDLRAGRVNAPVRFALDGSGVRFNLLDPAISGVNDDGMNNQLVYLDTVPALMRGGQSSSARERKAIRLAYRAMMAELEGVRTPTTADLHARLGLIDPHEPSLAGISAGELENLHQAGMEMRYCFNELLETYGSIFDGETSASVRLNRLLTSFDISQLPDTGPSIPMVMGLANLWLLGTVRRDRGIRTNVLVEEAGHILAGPMAVQQRSNIKLSRGLGLSNIYNIHKGATDVAPGSPGMAVIEEAQTVHIFRQSRPQAAAWCVETFGLNPDTAADIMRLDNGHHFLKTGADTPEIEIEHVRSSWEVDMTNTDGALTERPDAGFAEAG